The DNA window aggattcaaacccaaatatctcctgattccaagcctagtgctcttttttttaaaagattctgaaCTTAAGCACTAACAAATTAGCATTTTACATACACAATAGAATGCAAAAAAAGGGAACTGTATATGAAACCATAAGTCTACATTTCATgccatttgcttttttaaaagtatataataaatttcacatattcctttcttttaaaaaaatagatattttgttttccctcaattatatgttaaaacatctttttttaacattgaaaaaaaggtttttagttccaaattctatccttctctccttcctctcctctccccccctctgGGACaataaataatcagatataggttatacatgtgcaaatatgtaaaacatttccctattttgtataagaagactctgataaaagaaaaagaatggaaatgaaaaatagcatgcttcagtctgtattcaaacaatatcagttctttctctggaggcagatagtatgcttcatcattagttctttgggattgttttggatcattgtattgctgagaataaccatcattcacagttcttcatcaaataatattgctgttactgtgtacaatgttctcctggttctgttcaattcactatgcattggttcatgtaaattttttccaggtttttctgaaatcatcctgcttgttgtttcttatagcacaataatattccattataatcatatatcacagcttgtttagccattccccaataggcatctcaatttccagttctaaatcaccacaaaaagaattgctatcaatatttttcacacattactttcaaaactgtcttgcTTCCCTGCACTTCCTTCTGAACCTCCTGTTCTCTtctcagtatttaaaaaaatatacatatcaatggtccttttttcttttgaatcacTAATGCTAACTTCCTCTCTCTCCCAAACCCTTTCACCAACctaaaagagaggggaaaaatcctcaaacaaataagcatagtcaagtaGAACAAATTCACACAGTGACTATGTTCAAAAATGACACTTTCTGTGCCTTGAACctctatcaggaggtaggtaACATGTTTCATCGTGGTCCTCTGGAgatgtggttggtcattgctttgatcaaAGTTtgtaagtctttcagagttgttttttaaatatgctATATAATTTATTCTCCAgcttctattcatttcactctgcattactTCCTAATTCCCAGGATTTCTGTGATATCTCTTTAATCATTTCCCATGGGGTAATAATATCCTATTACACTCATATGCTACAATGTGTTTAGCCATTTGCTAtttgatggacaccccctcagactctatttcttttctttcctcccttattccttttagaatcaggaagtttgttttgatTTCAACTAATCTAACCCAGCTATTATCCTTGATCTTGATgtcatctcatttgtttctccatTTTCTGCACCAAACTATTTGCATGTTCAATCCTCTTTTGTTTCATTCAGCTAAGAATGAGGTTTACCTGATTCTTGCCCCCTCTACCCCTTCCTTGATTTTTGTATACTCTTCTTCTGATGCACCTCAGTTATGAAGAATATCAGATTCTACTCCCCTCCACCTTTCTACACTAGTGTATTcttcttattttcccttttcttggaCATGTTAAAAATATCTACCCCtaagttctttgtttttattattttaaatttctcaatACCCTTTGAAGACATACTAAAGGGATACttgtttcttttcccccattagaatgttaacaCTGCATCATTACGTAGTCCCTTcaaattgctcaaataaatttatatttctaggtttttcttgaAGGTTTCATTCAGCTTTGGTTTTTGCATCagtaatgcttaaaagtcttctatTCCGTTAGAAATTCATTTTCCAATCCCAGAAGGATCAGAGTAAGTTATGCTTCGTTGTAAGTCCAATATTTGGCATTTTGGAATGTTGTATTCTAAACTCTCCTTTCATTTATAGCTGACACCAAAAGGTCTTATATGATCCTGATTGGTTTCTTGGCACTTGAACTCCTCCTCTGGatgaagacaattttttttataataaacatttttatttaaagttttgagttccaaattttatccctcctttcctcccttctctcctccctccctgaggcagtaagcaatcagatataggttatacatgtgcaattatgtaaaacattaccatattagtcattttgtacaagaaaacttatataaaagaaagaaatgaaagaagtaaagtgaaaactagcatgcttcagtctgtgttcagtcaatatcagttctttttttggaggtggatagtatgaattatcattagtcctttgggataatattttttatttgacatTGGTGCTCTatattttggctatgacattcctgtgactttttcttttttggaattcCTTTCAAGAGGTGGTTGGTGAATTTTCCTGTCTTaatttgccctctggttcttaaatgtgagtgtgtgtatatatgtgtgtatatgtatacacacacagacatatatatgggcagttttcatttttataatgaattTCAAAGAGTCCAGTTATTGCTAAATTATATCTCCTTGACTTACTTTCAATGTCAGTTTTTTTAGAAATCagatattttacatttacttctatttttcgatcctttggtttttttaaagacaacatgaatatttaatatttcagaatatatattatataacagaACCCTGGCATCTCATGAAGAGGAAAATACATTAATGAATTTCTGCAATAACACAGCTTGTGAAATGACAATATGCAATTAAATATTGTTAAGAAAAATGGCGATTTAATTTCCAACAAATGTAATTATCTTCCTATACCACCATTCCCCTCTTTCCAGTTCTGTTGTGAAACCACAAGATAATGATCAGGAATAACCTCATCCATGATGATTCAATACTTGGGTGAGTAAGAATAGTCATTTTTTTCTCAGCTCATTTTCTGTGTGCTCCAAGTCTGATTTTGCATTTTCTATAAAAGATCTAGGCCTCCTTTTCTCTTAATGAGCATGGCTACCCTTTAGCACAAGGCTTAACTACTACTTTGGAAAACCACATACACAATTCACTAAGCACATGCACATGTgggcatgtatacacatgcatgctcCTGTAAGATACTATGTCACCCATGTACATGAAATGTAATTCCTAGTCTTCAGGCTCCTCACAGTAAGCATAACCACTGACATAGGTCCTTACTAAATTCAAATTAATGAATAGATCTGTGGTTTCTGTATCTGACTTGTCctccattatttttctcattgtcCTCTTTTGCTTCATAgttatcatcttcttcttcctggTATCTTgtatctcacctcagaccctgggcaagtcacctaaccctaattgccttaaatatccagggccatgtccagtcatcttgatatatatatcttgccactggactcagatggttctggaggagaaagtgaggctggtgaccttgcacagctctccctcacttcaatccaattcacagcaagtcatgacatcacctcaatgtcatggtcctctttgaaaatgaaggacaaaaaacatcCTTTATCTCCATACTCTCCTGATGCAAGATTCTTCCAATAGGCAGCATACCCCAAAGCTCTATCTGCTTCTTCACTTCCTGTTTGCCGGACACATTTCAAGGAGTACATTGATATGATCAGTTCCTTAGTCTCTTGAATTTCATGTCTACATTTAGAACAGGGAGGATCATTGAACCTTGTATGATCATCACAGAAACAAGTCTTACAGCAGAAGCATGAGTGCTCTCCCAGCTGAttacaggaaacacattttaatgtttctttctcCAAAACCATGCAGCTAGTTTAATGTTAAATTTGATCATcctctggggcagttaggtggcacagtggataaagcactggccctggattcaggaagacctgagttcaaatatggcctcagacacttgacacttactaactgtgtgaccctgggcaagtcacttaaccctcactgtcccatcccgcgccccccccccccaaaatttatcATCCTCACACAGGAAATTATGGCAAAAAGAGCAGTTGAATATTCTGCCTTCATGGTCCCATAGACCTCTTTCACATTCAACATATTCTACATCAGTAAAAGGGCAGGTACAGACATTTCCTCCCATGGCAAACCCAACCTTCACAGAAATCACAGATTGCACCCACAATTACAAGATCAATCCTATATACACTAACATGCTTTATGACACAATCTGAAGACTTcctacattttgtttttccccattgcATGCATCTTGGTAACTTCTGTGCAGAATTACAAAAGTAACAGAAAGCTCTATTTTTCTGTCCTCTTTGACACTTATATTCCTTTGAAGTGTTACATGAATGTTTAGCTAAATCAATATTGCCTCTTGCCACTCTTAgctgtttttcatattttaaatggcTTTCGGGCTCATTTCTTGcaccagtttttttaaaaagcatttttgcCCATTTTCTAAAGAATGTAGAACTCACTGAAACAGAGAAGAGCACACATCATGGGAAGTTGGAGGGCCTAGGTTTGAATATTGTCCCTGCTACCTGGACAGCGGCATGACCTTGAGgaaatcacttcctctctctatggctcagtttcctcatcctcatcttcaaCTGTGGCTTAGGCTGGAGGCAGAGGACCTTCCCTTGGGACTGGTGATGATGGCTCAGCTGGAAGCCAATGGTGCCTTCTTCCTGCAGGCCACACTCCTGCAAATCCACACAGACCAATGGAGGAGCCTCCCTTGGTTcttgttttaatgtttctttttgatctattctaattttcaaggagtcttTTACTTGGATGGGTTTACTCCTTttgttctaagctatttattctccttcaaATTCATTCTTCCagaacttttatttaattttttaaatctcatttcatttcttctcagTGTTCACTTTGTCCatgtgaaaaaaaacaaaacaaaacaacgaaTCATTTTCCTTTGAGCCTCTGCTTGAAGTTGTTATCTAGTTGTTCTTTCCTTCTAGGTTGGGTTTGGGGGCATCTCTGGATCTACAATAATTTTTATAGTCATCAGTATCTTCTTTGGTTTATTCATCTCTAGTCTTAGTTCTTGAATTGAGGCTTTGTGCCAAGACTAGGCTCTGCACCCTGATGCAATTTTGGGTGAGGTAATCAGTTTGTTTCGTCTTGACTTGGGTCATCAGGATTCCTGTGTTGATTTTACAGGCTTAGAACCTTCTTGGATCTTTGAAGTTCAGAGTGCAGGGTCTTCAGGACCCTTATAGTATCTTAGGAAGTATGCTAGGAACCTGGAAGCCCTAAGGTGTTCTGGTCTGCATGATGCCATACCTAGATTAATCATTGCTGTTCTTGGTGATTTCCAGTGTCCTGTATGTAGGCTTCCAAACATcttgaggctttttttttaactgcctcTGGACAGAGAGCTTTGTAGGCTATATGTGCCTCAGGtctgtctccatgtctttggGAGAGCCTGGAGGATGCTGACTTGTTTGCCTACACTGGTACTGCTTTGCTgatggcctctttttttttttttttttagtgaggcaattggggttaagtgacttgcccagggtcacacagctagtaagcattaagtgtctgaggccggatttgaactcaggtacgcctgactccagggtcagtgctctatccactgcgccacctagctgcccctgacggCCTCTTTCCTATTGCCCATAAGTTTCTGGCTGACTTTTTATGCAGTTCAGGAGTAAACAATAGTCAAATACTACAGTTTCCCATTGGATTTGTTGGTCATTATTTCTTCCTGcgtgatttttaggatttctttccTGAAGTAGATACCAAGGAGCTGACCTGCCTTCCCCTGTTCAGGCAGTGGTTGTGGTCAGAAGTCTACTATTCCCCCCCCCATATGTAACACCCCCTCTGGGGTTAGTTACTTCCCAGTCATATACATTGTCTCCTAGTGGGGCTATTTCTCAATAACATGATAAATTATagaaggggggaagaagagaagaggagggagggaaataatctctccctcttccccactgAACAAGAGTGATTGATTCCCACTCAGTGTCTTGGTTCCAAATGGAATCTTCTGAACTGGAGCTATTCTACCACTAGATTGGTTCATTTGACTGAGCTCACCCCTGGGCTGATACTATTTTTGTACACAGGCCCAGAGGTATGTCTGATTCTTTCAGTCAATCACAAGATGTTTCCTGTCATCTACCTTACATCCAGTGGCCAAAATCAGTGTAATCTTTTCAAACTGTTATGAAGACTTATTCAAACCTAGTTTACACttcttattcattgattgattcaatcaagATGTTTGGGCTTTCATAGGACAAACTCATCCCAAATTTACTAATCTCAAATTAGTCCTGATGGGGTATAACCCCACTATACCATCCAGTCATCCTATGCTTCAGTTGAGCTAAGTGGTTTTCtgggagcagaatcaggagatcaATTTCTatgacaacattgtaaagacaagtaattttgaatgatttaagaacttggatcaatgtaatgaccaatgatgattccagaggaccaatgatgaagcatgggAGCATGGAAGTGATGAACTCagaatacagaatgaga is part of the Dromiciops gliroides isolate mDroGli1 chromosome 4, mDroGli1.pri, whole genome shotgun sequence genome and encodes:
- the LOC122726659 gene encoding LOW QUALITY PROTEIN: zinc finger protein 330-like (The sequence of the model RefSeq protein was modified relative to this genomic sequence to represent the inferred CDS: inserted 4 bases in 2 codons), which encodes MLFKKTGARNEPESHLKYEKQLRVARGNIDLAKHSCNTSKEYKCQRGQKNRAFCYFCNSAQKLPRCMQWGKTKCRKSSDCVIKHVSVYRIDLVIVGAICDFCEGWVCHGRKCXCTCPFTDVEYVECERGLWDHEGRIFNCSFCHNFLCEDDKFWGGGACMVLEKETLKCVSCNQLGEHSCFCCKTCFCDDHTRFNDPPCSKCRHEIQETKELIISMYSLKCVRQTGSEEADRALGYAAYWKNLASGEYGDKGYTRYQEEEDDNYEAKEDNEKNNGGQXSDTETTDLFINLNLVRTYVSGYAYCEEPED